CAATGTCAGTAACATCTCTTTCTATAATACAATAACATAAACAGTATTGTCCTTGAGGGTCACTGAATTTAATGGTCCATAACGTTCCCTCTTCTTAACACCCAGGCCAAGGATCCTGCCGATTCTTCCTCATGAGGAAGGAGACTTTGTGTGCCATCTCTGAGTTATAGATCCTGCGACAGTTCTCGTAATTTTCCCTCCTTCTCTTATTACATGGCTTCTCGTAATATCGCCTCTGCCTCGCTTCGTCGATGATGCCATCCACAGTCAGAATCCTGATTGGATAAAATacagaattaaaggggaattattatataacaaaataactgccttttgcacaaattctgcatgtagagagacatgatgtctggtgattttaatagagtgagctctaatacatcttctaggcaaaaggagcccccctataagatatattggatctaactgtcaatgaatatctgacacccaactgctgtatgaagacagaatgacgagaaacagatgctgagagagggatagtgaatataaactttaaCGATGccgattttttaattaattgcatttagaaagtttttattttcgcgatagttccccttttaccAAGACGCGGGAAGATTTTATTTCAGTAAATAGTAGGGTGCTGAATTAGTATTGTGCACCCAGCACCTTCAGCAATTCTCAGCAAAACCAGTCATGATCATTCTCTCACTttacaccaagaaaaaaaaaaaatggggaacaaGTGGTACCTCCAAACCTGTATAACATGGGCAAAAATAATGCAATCAGAAAAGTTTGTGTTTAGTTACAGTCGTTTAACGTGACACcaattcaggcccggactggcaatctgtgggatctggcaaatgccagaggagctgccaTAATataccatagaaagtcattatttagagggctggtggggagctgattgggcctctctgtacttggaatggcagggcctatattgactcccagtccagacctgcaccaATTCACACCAAACACAAAGTTTTGGGAGGTACACCCTCGAGGAAGGGACAGGGTTACACAACTCCTGAAACTTCAATGGTGTGAATTTAGTGTCATGTAAAACAACTAGAaataaacattagggatgcaccaaatctttgtgaaagattcggccaaatactgaactgaatttgaatctgcatttccatttgcaaattaggggcaggaaaggaaaaaagtgggaaatttattttttacttccttgttttgtgacgtatcgtcatgtgatttccctccccacccctaatttacatatgaaaattaggatttggttcggaccaatcagaatcctgctgaaaaaggacgaatctcCAATctaattctggattcggtgcatccctaataaacacaAACTTTTTTGATTGTGAGTGGATCTGTGCATTATTTTTGCCTACATTAACTCACATTTGTCACTACTTCCCTGAAGTCTCTggataaaattttaatttactacCTCTAAAACTAAAAGGATGCTTCCacatgcattataataaatatgccagGCATAATTACTTTTATGTGTGTCATAAAGAAGAACCCCCCCCTCAATCTGTAGTGGATAAGTCCTTTTTGTTCAGATCAACAAATATGAAAGGGGATGTTTACCTTTgcggtaacttttagtataatgtagagaggtatattttgagacaatttgcaattcgttttcattttttattttttgtgttttttgagttatttagctttttattcagcagctccccagtatgcaattgcagcaatctagttgctagcgtccaaattcccctagcaaccatgcactgatttgaataagagactggaatatgaataggagaagcctgaatagaaagatgagtaatacaatgtagaaataacaattaggggcagatttatcaagggttgaatttcaaattcatgggtgTTTTTTAAACCTCCCatgacctcgaaattcgaccaatcaaaatttatttaaaaaaaaaaatcgtattttcaaaactcgggtgaataggatcgacccgaaaaattagaatcaaattcaaatcaaattcaatttgagttttttctcagaaaaaaaaaaaggcagcaaacaactccaaattgattccaggatgtctgccattgactaaaacagcaattcggcaggttttaggtggcgaatagtcgaattcaagttcttaaagggccaaagtatgatacattttcaaaatctaatttgaattttaacaattgtctagttgaatttgactgaaaaattccaattttcaatttgacccttgataaatctgcccataaatgtgtaacagccttacagagcatttgttttcagatgggatcagtgacgcccatttgaaagctgaaaagaagaaggcaaataaatcgaaaactataaaaacataaaaagtgaaaaccaattgaaaagttgcttagaattggccattcttggacatactaaaagttaacataaaggtgaactacccctttaagttgatGAAAACAACTCAACGGTGCAGAATGGCAGTTGGGAATTCCCAGTCACAGACTCgtgacattaaagagatactgacacctgaaattaaacttttttttacatctattataatattggctttgcaagctacttctaactttgccataaattatttgcatgatgcttttacattacctgtctgatcccccatgttcctgtatgagggggctgccatatttgtgcagcaggagtccgttagcattagaaactgtaactaacaggctgagatgggacagtcaggttggcaaagtcagagtgtcagagagtcaggcttaggaacttcaactaacaattatatacaaaaacaaacctctcagcaaaaaatgatcaacatgacctataggtacatttaatgtacattcatatgctaaaattaattttttagtgtcagtatcactttaagaatgtTGAATGCTTACAGGTTTTTTTAAGATCAATGCAAGTGATAATAAAAAGTAAGGGAATATGCCTATAATATTGCCCCTGTGCATGGCTGAGGGAGGGCAGACTGTTACTTCACCTGTTGAGCATCTTGTAAGCCAAGTCTACGTTTCCATTGGGCACCATCACTGTGCGAGCAATAAACTTCAGATGATTCGCCATCTCAGCAGCACTAggagcagaaataaaataaaacaattagaaAAGGAGGCATAAAGGTCTGGGGATTGTTCTCCATGGTTTGGGATATGGCCCCTGATTCTGTTGAAAACAAACCTTATTTCTACTGTACGTTACACAATGACTAttctttgtggcaacagtttggggaaggatTTCTCCTGTTTCAGTAATGCCCAGTGAACGAATTGCCCTGCACAGTGTCAGGAGCGCTCCTGGTCCCGGCGACggcaaatccaagatggcggtgtcCATGGAAGCTGCATGACGTCACAACGCCGCATTTTGGCGTCAAATTCAAAATATAAGGACGCCTGTTCAATGCCCGAGTATAGGAACTGCTGAatcgtgttcctgggtttcctgaaTTCCTGACCCTGATTCTGATCCGTGCTGCCTGCCTGTCTTATTGAACAcatgcctgaacttgactacgcttacgcctgaccccttttggataccgcaaacttggacttctCCGCTAGGAGCCTGACACACAGAACCCTGATCTTAAATTAGAaatattgcgaaaattaaaatttcatataagcttcatcatactgaattaagaaaaactttctaaatgcaatcaattaaatattctgcattgttctgAAATAATGACGTTTATATTCACTGTccgtctctcagcatctgtttctcttcattctgtcttcatgcagcagttgggtgtcagatattcattgacagttagatccactatatcttataggggggctccttttgcctagaagatgtattagagctcactctattaaactcaccagacatcatgtctctctacatgcagaatttgtgcaaaaggcagttattttgttagattttgtttgtacgggaatcagttatttgagtgagctctaattatAGTCCGAGCattaggtcctatacctgtatataatagcTAGCGGGAGCCCCCtaacttggatggattctgttcttgAGCTAGACTTGGTACTACTACCTTGACCTTGAAGAAGAACCATCTGATTGTGTTTCTGTGCagtgaagagatatctctatgctctcccaacGGTAATGTTAACTTTTAGTGCAAAATGGCTAATTCTGGGCAACTAGTTTTTGAACGATTTGctgccttcctctgactctttccatctttcaaatggggtcactgaccccatctaaaaaacaaatgctctgtaagactacacatgtgggggcacatttacttagctcgagtgaaggaatagaataaaaattacttcgaatttcgaagtatttttttggctactacgaccatcgaattggctacttcgaccttcaaatcgaacgattcgaactaaaaatcgttcgactattcgaccattcgatagtcgaagtactgtctctttaaaaaaaactttgacccccaactttgccacctaaaacctaggtccctagctttttttgatcaaaggaaaatcgttcgatcgatggattaaaatccttcgaatcgtttgatacgaaggatttaatcattcgaacaaaggaaatgcggtaaatccttcgacttcgatgtcgaaggattttactgcgacggtcgaatatcgagggttaattaaccctcgatatttgaccctaagtaaatgtgccccttatagttattgttacttttagtccagtctcttattcaaatcagtgcattgttgctaggggaatttgcatcctagcaaccagattgcggaaattacaaactggagagctgcgggataaaaagctaaataactcaaaaaccacaaataataaaaaatgaaaaccaattgcaaattgtcccagaatgtcactctttacgtcatactaaaagttggtttaaaggtgaacaacctttttaatgtttttgaatgatttcgcTTTTgccagttctccagtttggagtttcagcagataaatggttgctagggtccagtaatccgtagcaaccagacagtggtttgaacaagACACTGgagtataaataggagagggcctgaatggaaatatAAGTTAGAACATATATAGCAATAAAActgcag
This Xenopus laevis strain J_2021 chromosome 8S, Xenopus_laevis_v10.1, whole genome shotgun sequence DNA region includes the following protein-coding sequences:
- the mrps21.S gene encoding 28S ribosomal protein S21, mitochondrial yields the protein MANHLKFIARTVMVPNGNVDLAYKMLNRILTVDGIIDEARQRRYYEKPCNKRRRENYENCRRIYNSEMAHKVSFLMRKNRQDPWPGC